A window from Mya arenaria isolate MELC-2E11 chromosome 9, ASM2691426v1 encodes these proteins:
- the LOC128246904 gene encoding uncharacterized protein LOC128246904 — translation MQVLYQTLWKTSSTAELGNFETSFKGETSIRLTLSTGNPIKKTLTLKQLLYLTSSHQLGLLQNSDKYLSHQNKTRTDRSESLRTEANIIEVHPSKNPSKQHAEQLQELSSKDHTFLK, via the exons atgcaagtgctgtatcagactctgtggaagacctcatcaacagctgaacttggaaattttgaaacatcgttcaaaggcgaaacatctatacgtct cactttgtcgacgggaaatccaatcaagaaaaccctgaccctcaagcagctactgtatttgaccagctcacaccagctaggcctcctccaaaactcagataaatatttgagccaccaaaacaaaacgagaacagatcggtctgaatcgttaag aactgaagctaacatcatagaggtacatccttccaagaatccatcaaaacaacatgctgaacaacttcaagaactctcttcaaaagaccacactttcctgaaataa